The Primulina tabacum isolate GXHZ01 chromosome 7, ASM2559414v2, whole genome shotgun sequence genome includes a window with the following:
- the LOC142552312 gene encoding patatin-like protein 1, with protein MSLVASSLSFNKIQPPVYGKLVTILSIDGGGIRGIIPATALEFLESELQKLDGKDARIADYFDLVAGTSTGGLVTAMLTAPDANNRPLYAAKDIIPFYSKHGPHIFPQKNGIIGSVENTLIQLGNPKYDGKYLHKLVRDNLGQARMHDTLTNVVIPTFDIKNLQPTLFSSFETKISPALDALLSDICIGTSAAPTYFPAHYFTNDDGSGNSAEFNIIDGGVAANNPALIAVGEITKQVFRKDPNFAPIKPMECGRLLVVSLSTGSAKQEQKYTAQMAASWGRFGWLIQGNSTPILDVFDQSSKDMVDYFLSVIFQSLYSEDNYLRIEDISLVGNSASVDVSTKENIDDLVEIGQKLLKGPYSRVNLRTGVPEPIANGGTNEDALRKFAKILSDEQKLRRTNAAKQNKSDA; from the exons ATGTCTCTAGTGGCCTCCTCGTTGTCTTTTAATAAAATCCAACCTCCGGTTTACGGAAAATTAGTTACTATTCTTAGCATTGATGGTGGAGGAATTCGAGGCATCATTCCGGCCACCGCTCTTGAATTTCTTGAATCCGAACTCCAG AAATTGGATGGTAAAGATGCTCGAATCGCTGACTACTTTGACTTGGTGGCTGGAACGAGCACCGGTGGACTTGTGACGGCCATGTTGACTGCACCTGATGCCAACAACCGACCATTATATGCAGCTAAAGACATTATTCCATTCTATTCAAAACATGGTCCTCACATATTTCCACAAAAAAA CGGTATCATAGGGTCGGTGGAGAACACATTGATTCAACTCGGGAACCCGAAATACGATGGAAAGTACCTGCACAAGTTGGTAAGGGACAATTTGGGGCAGGCTCGGATGCATGACACCTTAACAAACGTTGTCATTCCGACGTTTGACATCAAAAATTTGCAGCCAACTCTATTCTCCTCCTTTGAG ACGAAGATTTCTCCAGCTTTGGATGCATTGTTGTCCGATATATGCATCGGGACTTCTGCTGCACCGACTTATTTTCCGGCTCACTATTTCACCAATGATGACGGCTCTGGGAATTCTGCTGAGTTCAATATAATAGATGGTGGTGTCGCTGCTAATAATCCG GCATTGATTGCCGTCGGTGAGATAACAAAACAAGTATTCAGAAAAGACCCGAATTTTGCCCCGATCAAGCCCATGGAATGCGGCAGATTGCTGGTGGTCTCATTGAGCACTGGATCTGCAAAACAGGAACAGAAATATACAGCACAAATGGCTGCCAGTTGGGGTCGGTTTGGGTGGTTGATTCAGGGAAATTCAACCCCTATTTTGGATGTATTCGATCAATCAAGTAAAGATATGGTGGATTATTTCTTGTCTGTCATCTTCCAGTCCCTTTATTCTGAAGATAATTACCTCCGGATAGAA GACATTTCATTAGTCGGGAACAGTGCATCGGTTGATGTTTCGACCAAGGAGAATATTGACGACCTTGTTGAGATTGGACAAAAGTTACTCAAGGGGCCATACTCCAGGGTTAATCTTCGTACCGGGGTGCCGGAGCCTATAGCCAACGGAGGAACAAATGAAGATGCCTTGAGAAA GTTTGCAAAAATCTTGTCCGATGAACAGAAACTCCGACGAACAAACGCAGCTAAACAAAACAAATCTGATGCTTGA